Within Seriola aureovittata isolate HTS-2021-v1 ecotype China chromosome 12, ASM2101889v1, whole genome shotgun sequence, the genomic segment ATTCAGATATAAATAGGTAGGTGCAATGGcatgtacttgtgtgtttgagttctACTAGAGCTAAAACAGTAAGCAAATCAATCGACGAGTCCATCGAAACGTAATCAGTAACCATTTTCACGCTAAAGTCCTGTTACAGAAATCAGCAGTTTCAACATTTGGGTGCTCCGGCTTTCATGTGCTGCTTTCTACAGTTACATTACTGTAAATTTAATAGCTTTAGGTTTTGGAAGCAGATTGAGGTTTATACTCACAGTATTCACATGTATAGTGAAAGATTTATTTGTTGGCTGTTATCGTTCCGCCTGGTGATAAATAAATCGGCCAGGTCGATGTATGGGCTTATTATAGATATATCTGGATCAGCCAATATGTAAGTGGGTAAAGAGTGTACTAACTAGCTAAGTTTTCAATTCTAAAAACGTCCAGCACAGAATGTATCTTGATGTGTGTCAAGATGGTTTGTctcctctgccaaggaggttatgttttcatctgtgtgggtttatttgtcagcaggattatgcaaaatgcactgaTTTTCATCAAACAATGGACAAGGGAAGATCCCATTAAATTATGGTGCAGATATGGATCATTtactattttctttctctgaagtctggtgtatgttgtttgacattggccttggcagaggtctgcGCTCTATGACTGCCACTCTAGTTTATGTTATGtgcttatttaaaaagaaaatgctttagGCTGAAATATAATTATCAGATTTTGTCAACTCTAAAATGTACACATTCATATCAGCCTCAAAAATCTGGTTTTCGATCAGGGCCACACTTTCTAGAGCAACTCCAACATTAGATAAcaattaatataaattaattcAGAAGATAATTGGTGATAATGATAATTGCTCAGACTCAGATCAGACTAaacattttaagccaaaaaacTGACAGACCATAATGCATGTAGAGTTCTTAGAGATATTGCTTTTGTTAAATTGGCTTTGCAAAACTTTAATGATTTAGATTATTGAATGTCTAATTGTGTTAATATTCTTCATCATATCCAGGTGGTATATATCTCCAGGATCTAATGGATACAGCTCCTCACAACAGCCTGGAAATGCTGTCAGTCGTATTTGGAGCCTTACTCAGAGAGCTGTCCGCCAGTCTGCCACCCGAACATCCAAACCCCCAGGAGTGGCTCTTAAGTTCATCCTGGGACCAGCGGTACTCACTGTCTCTGCACGACTGTTTTGCCATGTAGCTTACTGCGAGGCAGATTTGAATAATAACACCCCAGTGGAAGTTGTAGCTAAAAGCCCTGTGCCTGAGTTCAAATGGCACATCCTGTGGGAATTTGTCAAACCTCAGCTCTTTGCTCTCATCGGGGCTGTTGTGGTAAGTCTGAATTAGTTCACTCAAATGTAATGCCAGcgttataaaatatgatgtgaCACATGCTTAAGGTAGTGACATGTCATTTATGCTAatcaaataaacataataattttttttttttttcagcttgcTTTTGGTGCAGCTATCTTGAATATTCAAATCCCCCTGATACTTGGGGATCTGGTGAATATTGTGGCACGTTATCTGAGAGAACACACTGGCAATTATGCCCATGAGATAAGAGGTCCTGCCTTGAAACTGCTCGGACTGTATGGTATCCAAGTAAGTACTCAAGAAAGGTGTCATTTTTCAAAGTAGTTGCACAACTTAATGAGGCAGTACTTCAACAAGAGTTGAGTAGAATCAGTCTATGATGAGCTAAGCAGGGTctttatcaataataatgatgaagctctgagcatgtgtgagcatgtgtagtattattatacatttctaccattggttttttttttttttttttttttttgctgtcaagTGGAGATATACCTCTATATATAACTATGATTTCCTGGTGAGGTGTTGTATTTCAACAAGGAGACCTGGGGTAAATGTAGCGTTTACAATATGTAATTGCAATATATTGTAGTGGATGAAATAAACTGgacatttatttctctgtaaATTAACTGAGAAGAAATGTAGGGGGTGGATGCAATAAAAGCAACACCAGGACAATATAATGCGTTCCAATACAATGGCTCTGAATAAGTACCACCTCCATGAAGCTTGTTATACTATAGtgtagtttgtgtgttgttgtattacagtatattataaaGTCTTCCTTTTGTTTCAATAAATCCGTCTATTCACATGCGGCTCGCGGATCTGATTGTTTCAGAAAGTTCAATATTTATCTAGTTAGTTAAGGTGCTTGTTTGCTTTACACATCTGCATGCTCTGTTCAGTTTgctttcatataaaaaaaaaaaagcatataaaaaattataaatgtcACAGCTGTTTTCTGGAAAATGGCCTGTTCCATTGGTCATTAATCACTTCTTTTGTTCAGGGCCTGCTGACGTCTGGCTACATTATCCTGCTTTCAAaggtgggagagagagtggCAGCAGACATGAGAAAGACCCTTTTTGCATCCTTACTGAGGTACACATCACAAAAGCAGTGATTAGACACATGCGGTCACGGTTGCACGGGTTATCTACTGTTGACTTTATAGATGGACCATATCTGCAGTACAGAAAGGATAACCATTGTTAACACTgccattgttatttttttttttgtctcaggcAAGATGTGGCGTTCTTTGATGCCAATAAAACTGGGCAGCTGGTGAATCGTTTGACTGCAGACATTCAGGAGTTCAAGTCATCCTTTAAGTTGGTTATCTCTCAGGTATAAAGTGTGAATTTGTGTTCTAAAATAATCAGTAATATGCAAACTATGTGCAAGTTTTAACGTTCAAATTCCaatttttttgctctttttgcatatttgcaGGGCCTGCGTAGTCTTACACAGACAGTTGgatgttttgtctctctctacATCATCTCCCCTAAACTCACAGGTTTGACAGTAGTTGTCCTTCCCTGTCTAGTGGGAGCTGGTGCTCTCATCGGCTCATTCCTCCGTAAACTATCTCGTCTGGCTCAAGAACAGGTAAGGTCAAATATAGTGTTAGATTAGGACTGCAGTGTCTTGTACACAGATTGACTTTGATTACCATGTTGTGACGAGGTGCTGCAATGTCAGAATAGCCACAATTCAAAAAGTCGTAGATATGGGCAAGCAGAACAGACCTTGTCATGAATGTGGCAGATGCACTGTACCTTCTCGTCTCTTAACACAGTATAGATCTGTTCTCGCTACTACCCACAAATGTTCAGATGAAAAGTTTCTTCACATCCTCTTGACTCCTTCCTTGATTTTCATCATTCTGTGGGCTGACATGCAAACAGAAAGATATGTCTGTGGCAACACCTGCACTGCGAGATATGTCGCTGACACTCAAAATAAGTAATCACTACTATgctattaaacaaaaaaaaactttatctATTCTATTTCACTATCTGTATTTACAACATACACATGTATCTTAAACACATCCATCCATATTATGAAGCCTTTATGTCTGACtgtctttacattgtgttaAATTTAAGGTGGCAAAAGCAACAGGAGTGGCAGATGAGGCGCTTGGCAATGTGCGAACAGTGAAAGCTTTTGCCATGGAGGAGCGGGAGCTCCAGTAAGTGAGCGTATATTCTGATATAGTCACAGCTATAGTACTTTTAGAGCTACAGTATACTGTGGCTCAGATTTGTAgggtaaaatgttttaatttacataATCTTTTCCCCCAGGTTATATTCACATGAAGTTGACAAATCgtgtgaaatgaatgaaaatcttGGTGCTGGAATAGCCGTTTTCCAAGGACTGTCAAACATCGCCCTgaattgtgagtgtgtgttactaATGTCAACAGATTAACACAATGTTGAGCAGTTTGGTATTGTATCTCAGAGTTTCTGTAATGGTAATATTTTTGGAATGTGTACCGTTGATACAGGCATTGTTCTGGGAACTATTTTTGCTGGAGGGACTTTAATTTCTAGCAACGAATTGTCCCCTGGAGACCTCATGTCTTTCCTGGTTGCTTCCCAGACTGTTCAGAGGTAAAAGACACAACTTGCTCCACAATGAGTGCTGTATATTACcatttaatattaaatgtattagTTCAAACATGGCGGATGTTAGTTTATAACTTGTGTATTGTCTTTATGCTCAGGTCATTGGCCAGTATCTCTATCCTTTTTGGACAGGTGAGTAAAAATTCTACACATATCTAGAGCTTGTGTTATCTGAGtgacacacatttaaaatgaagaattATATCATGGGAGCATTTGTCGAAATCTGAAATATCTATGGACCAACATTGACCAACTCTAACATTTTTCTACAGGTGGTGAGAGGAATAAGCTCTGGGGCCCGGGTATTTGAATACCTTGCTTTGGAGCCAACCATCCCACTCTCTGGGGGAGGACGCATCCCGTACCATTCTCTGACAGGAAGAGTGGACTTTATGAACATTTCATTCAGGTTGGAATCTTATCttaattcaaaacaaaagtagATTGCAGGAACTGAACATAAACATCCACTGATACTAtctattcatttctttttgtgaatttttagtTATCCGACAAGACCTGGCCATCAGATTTTAAACAAGTTCAGCTTGACGCTGCCTCCGTCTAAAACTGTTGCCATTGTTGGAGAATCTGGAGGAGGTAATTTCTTAGATTTTAATTCTAATTGTAATTGTGTGATATGTAAACATATATGATAATGAGCCTACAAATGATTAATCCAAATCATTTTAGGAAAGTCCACAGTGGCGTCCTTGCTAGAGCGTTTCTATGACCCGACCAGTGGTGTAATCATGCTGGATGGACTTGACATCCGTACACTTGACCCATCCTGGCTCAGGGGACAAGTTATTGGATTTATCAATCAGGTAAAGTTTGCTTATCATTAGTAgtacttcatttttaaaacagggATGTGAATAATAAGTCAGTTTTATAGAAAAAttaatttgtcacatttttagCTGTCCACTTCTCACCGTATCTCTCAATACTCTGTGTAGGAGCCAGTTTTATTCGGATCATCCGTCATGGAGAACATCCGCTTTGGGAAGCCTGAGGCCACAGATGCTGAGGTCATTAATGCAGCCAAGCAAGCCAATGCTCACCGCTTCATTACAGGTTTCCCAGACGGCTATAACACTGTGGTTGGTAAGTGCTCTCATTTAAGCTTTTCGTACTGTTAAGAAATTTCGGGACGTGTCAATACTAagctttacatttttaaaaccaggTGAGCGAGGTGTGACATTATCAGGTGGGCAGAAACAGCGCATTGCCATCGCCCGCGCCCTGATCAAGAACCCCAGCATCCTGGTGTTGGATGAAGCCACCAGCGCCCTGGACGCAGAATCAGAACGAGTGGTGCAGGAAGCTCTGGACAGGGCCACAAGGGGTCGCACTGTGCTCATCATTGCCCACCGGCTGAGCACCATTCAAGGGGCTGACCTCATCTGTGTCATGAGTAATGGCCGCATTGTGGAGGTGAGGTACCAGAGTACTCAGAGAAATAGAGGTGTTGGTACCTCCTTTTAAATGTCTTGGCTAATTTATTAGACATCCTTGTACATTCAAAGAAGCACTGAGGAGAATTGCCTTCATTCAATTGTCAGCAGTTCATGTGGATATATTGGATGCTTCTTAATGTACTGTGTAATGTAGGTTTTAATTGTATCTAATagcttcctctcttttcttttaaggCTGGGACTCATTTGGAACTGCTGAGCAAAGGAGGACTTTATTCTGATCTGATCCGCAGGCAAAGAACTGAGGGACAGAAATGAACAATGCAAAATGCGCTTACTCTAAATCTATAATAAATAATAgggtttatttttaaattaatagtGGAGGCTTGCATGTACATGATGAATGATAGATAATGTATTGCAAATTTACCAGCTCCATGTCTACTTTTATGACAAACTCTCAAAGTTCTGTatgtaaatgtactgtataagtGGACCAACtggatcagcctgtgatgaTTAACAAACTACACGATTGTACAGTCTTTACCTCAAATGAGAACttaatttctgttttctcttatCCTGTATAGAATGATAAATTATAATGTGATAGAATAAAgaattaaaatttgttttgatgagagtgtgtttgtatgttttcctttttgggGATCACAATGCacagtttgcatgttttttttcacaagtgtAGGGTTGAAAAGACAAATCACTGAACCTATATAATGAGAAGTATATGCTTTGTAGACAGTGTCAGCTTCAGTTgctctccaccatcatccaTTCTGTTTAGATCTGTTACCTGTTGAGGAACTACTGTTTTGGCACCAATATTAAGTCCCTTATACAGATGATAACTATTAAACTGTCTTTACAGATGGCAGAAACCTGAGTATATATGATCTTACCGTCAATATGTTACATCTCTTGAGTAACTCAAATCCATTGCAGCAGAGTTACTGGAAACTACAAACTTTTTACAGCCATTATTCTACCCTCCAAAGGCTGAATGCTTGCCCACAGGATTTAGTATGACTTTAATGCTCCTTTTTTATGCGGTATTACTATTTTATCCATCCTTTGGatgtctgtacagtatgtgtgctgCCACTTAAGTATTGCACAAAGGTGAATATTAGCCATCACCTTTCCTCCATAGTATTATGAGCTCATTTGACAAATGGTGTAAGTAAATAGTTAAGACTTACATCCCTATAAAAGTGTATTCATTGCTGATCAGGCAAATATACTTAAAATATCAAGATATTGCCTGACAGCAGTAGAATCCATTTGCAGTTTGAGATTAGATTACAAATGATCAATTTGAGTAATGGAAACACATTTAAGAGGGTACTATTTCAGTATGTATCCACATCCCTTACAGCTGTTATCTTTGACTGCAGTCTGTGGGTCAACCCGCAGAGTCTGAGAATCTGGTCATAGTTCATCTTCTGTAAACAATAATTTTGCTATCCTTTTGTGACCACAGTTGCTCATAACATGTCTCCACAGAACAGCAAATTGCCTCTCTTGATATGATGTATGATGTGCATCCAGCAATGTTAAGCAGTCATCGTTTTGGGGTTTCAACGGTGTTGCAGTTCATCTTTTGGCCTCTAGATGACCCACAACAACAAgtctggctgcagctgcagaccGAGCAGGAATAGCAAGTGCAGATAGCTTcaagctaacgctagctatcGCAACAGCATTAACCCCAGCCTGGGGCTATAGACAGTCGTTGGTTTGGTAGCTGGATCAAGGCTGGGTTCACTGGTTAAACATGCAGAAATATGAAAAGCTTGAAAAAATCGGAGAGGGTAAGTGTCACACGCTATTTTGTAAAGTTAAGTTTAGCTAGCCAGGTTTGCTAACATAGCATTCATGTAGTTGCAgggctagctaacgttagctagatTGAAAGCTTTATGTCTGCGTCAATTAATTCCCTAGTTAACCATATACACTGCGGTAGTTTTTACTTACACCGGTATGTTTGTGACAATATCTGCCCGAAGATTTCTGCCTGCAAGCTTTTACGATATTATGGCTAGCTAGGTAGTTTAGCGAGCTAATGTTAGGACTTATTGCTTTGCCATTCATCAATACGCTGACTGTGATTTAACTCAACTTTTTCTACTCTGTAGGCACGTACGGGACAGTTTTCAAGGCTAAAAACAGAGAAACGCACGAAATTGTGGCTTTGAAAAGGGTGAGACTGGACGACGACGACGAGGTGTGTTTTCATACTAAGATAATCTCAATTTGAGTATATATACATGCTAGCAGGTTGTTAGTAGGCTAGTGCTAAACACAGTGGTTCTGAATTGTTTCAGGGGGTGCCCAGCTCTGCTCTGAGAGAAATCTGTCTTCTGAAGgaactaaagcataaaaacattgtcaGGTCCGTGTTCCACTCAAACtgtatttatcttgtttttatgttatgtgCCTTCATATGGGCaatgtttcactgtttgcttttaACCCAGATGTCAATGAACACGAACTTATAGCTGTTCTGTCTCCTTCAGGCTACATGATGTTTTGCACAGTGACAAGAAGTTAACCTTGGTTTTTGAATATTGTGATCAGGTGAGATGGAGTCATCTGAAACTTACAGTGTCAGTAGTCTCTTCTGAGACTAATGCGTGTCTCTAATCAATTGCAGGATTTGAAGAAGTATTTTGACAGCTGCAATGGGGATCTCGACCCTGAAACTGTGAAGGTGAGAGATCATCCAGGATAATTCACAAAGAGGCGCGAACCAAAGGCAGTATGCCTGCTTAAAtgcatactgtactgtacatttagATTTAGTATCATCTTTGACCTCTGATTGTCATCAGTATTGTATAGTAGTAGTGGAATTAATAActcaaatattgttttgtttctatccTTGGTTTTCCTCTGCAGTCATTCATGTACCAGCTGTTGAAAGGCCTTGCTTTCTGTCACAGTCGAAACGTTCTTCATAGAGATCTGAAGCCACAGAATCTCCTCATCAACAGAGTGAGTGTTTAGGTGCATTTGGACTTTGACTTGAAGGTTAGTTAAAATTTGTTAGCTTGTGAGCAAATCATTTGGCTCAGTCAGAATACTATTTCCATAATGGTGAAGAAAAGCAAAGTGACTTCTGTTTGGATGGCTTTCTCTGTGTCATCGCAAACAAGTGAGAAACTTGGATCATTGCgaatgttttttgtgaaagGTATTGCAGAGTATGATGTAATACACTACATAGGCTGTATTTTAGTAGTGTGTGTTGATATCATCTGGAAAGATTTAGTAACTTGTGTATCTGTCTGCAGAATGGGGAGCTGAAGCTGGCTGACTTTGGGTTGGCTCGAGCCTTTGGCATTCCTGTGAGGTGTTACTCAGCAGAGGTAGGTTGTACATCATTAACACAGCAGGTGCTAATTACTGACTGCTTTAAAGATGAACCAAATCATCTGCACATTTTGACTGTTACAGAGGGATTTTTAATCTGGTGCTAACTAATGGAGGCATTTAAGAAGTTGTTGTAAGCGCATGTAGCTGAGATAAACAGTCCCAAATCTGGTGttaaaaagttttattgaaATACTGTTGGTTTTTGAAAACCAACAGTAtttcaatgaaatgaaactttCAGGCTTTGTCTTAGGGCTGAATGACATGACTTAAAAATCTCTCTCAGTACAAAATCTTAGTATAaatagaaatatgaaaatatggcACAGTTGTAGCATCTAAATAGCAAACTGCAACAGCATTAATAAAAATGTGGGTTCTCTTTAACAAtcccaaatgttttttttaggcTATTAAAATGCACTTGTCTTATTTGTCTGCACAGTTGAAGCCTCAATTTAATTCTCTGAGGTCCTGAGGTTGAGCCATTAACTTAATGATGGAATAGAGTGAAACGCATAGCAGCATGTAGTTTAAGTggtgattgattttttttttttttttttttttttttttttggtggtgtTGATGCTATCACAGAAATGACAGGCAAGTTTCAGATAGGTTCAGTGGTTTTCAGTCGGCTGACCTAAGGGCCCGGCGAGCCGATCTCATGGGGGAGCAGTTGACCCAGGGTGACACTACTGATCTGACAATGTAATAAACATCAACCTAGAGGGGAAAAGAGTTTGAAGCATTGAGAATTTGAGGGAAGGTCATTTTATTTCAGAGAATCTATTACCCTGAGACTCTGTTtcagtgacaggaaatgaacGACTCTATACTACATGGATATACTGGATTCTGAATGTAGTACAAGCAGCGTCAATTAAATACAGTGATTGAAGTTTTAATAATGAAAGTGTAAgtattttgtttactttatcGGCATTACTGCTCATCATATCTGTGCTAAATCCTTAAAAATCTAACAAAGTGCTTCAGAGTGGAGttcatcagtgtttctcagGTGACAATTTTTATAAGAACCCAAGGTTTGAGGTGAAGTAGTAAAAATGGTATTATTCATGTGCattttttcatgcagttttaTGCATGAAAAGTGCATATACAGGGATTCCCCACTATTATTTTGAAAGACAACACCTCAACACAATTAACCCAGATGAATGAAAAATCTTCCACGTACTCTAGCATGTGTATTACACAAAGGCAATATAACACCATCAGTTTGGAGGAGACTTTTAGGAGCTAGAACCCTTTTAAAAAAGCACttacagatttttttgtcttctgtttttgtgtataTAACAATGTGGTGTTTTCAAGTTACTTAGAAGTTCGCAGTACGTCTATGCTATTCCACTAATGTaacttcatttttctctctaaaAATAATGACTTATGAAAAGTTAGTAGTGGTTCAGCAGGTGGTCGCATAATTAACATGTGGACTGGAATGATCTCTCCAGTCTGAAACATAAGCACTCCCAACTTCCCACACACTCTCTTAGGGAAATAtacctttttttatatattttattttattctttttttctctgctctgtcagtGCACTTCACCAGACACATTTTCATAAATCCTaggaaataaaactgtaaaatacttGACACCTGACAAAGCAGCAGTTTGCTAAAATGTCAAGAACTTGTAATGGAACGCAGACGCAGATATAAGTTCACCATTTAGTATTAGGGACAGCGCTGTCatatccatttatttatttatttagttatttttttttgtgaaatcagCGTCAGTATAAAATAGTACCCACCTCAGAGAACAGTCATTACCCTGAACGCTTGTATTAACAGTAGTTTGGCTGAGATA encodes:
- the abcb8 gene encoding mitochondrial potassium channel ATP-binding subunit, translating into MFQILCGKASVAAPVRSLSLYTRCNKTADIWKLSRWYISPGSNGYSSSQQPGNAVSRIWSLTQRAVRQSATRTSKPPGVALKFILGPAVLTVSARLFCHVAYCEADLNNNTPVEVVAKSPVPEFKWHILWEFVKPQLFALIGAVVLAFGAAILNIQIPLILGDLVNIVARYLREHTGNYAHEIRGPALKLLGLYGIQGLLTSGYIILLSKVGERVAADMRKTLFASLLRQDVAFFDANKTGQLVNRLTADIQEFKSSFKLVISQGLRSLTQTVGCFVSLYIISPKLTGLTVVVLPCLVGAGALIGSFLRKLSRLAQEQVAKATGVADEALGNVRTVKAFAMEERELQLYSHEVDKSCEMNENLGAGIAVFQGLSNIALNCIVLGTIFAGGTLISSNELSPGDLMSFLVASQTVQRSLASISILFGQVVRGISSGARVFEYLALEPTIPLSGGGRIPYHSLTGRVDFMNISFSYPTRPGHQILNKFSLTLPPSKTVAIVGESGGGKSTVASLLERFYDPTSGVIMLDGLDIRTLDPSWLRGQVIGFINQEPVLFGSSVMENIRFGKPEATDAEVINAAKQANAHRFITGFPDGYNTVVGERGVTLSGGQKQRIAIARALIKNPSILVLDEATSALDAESERVVQEALDRATRGRTVLIIAHRLSTIQGADLICVMSNGRIVEAGTHLELLSKGGLYSDLIRRQRTEGQK
- the cdk5 gene encoding cyclin-dependent-like kinase 5; this encodes MQKYEKLEKIGEGTYGTVFKAKNRETHEIVALKRVRLDDDDEGVPSSALREICLLKELKHKNIVRLHDVLHSDKKLTLVFEYCDQDLKKYFDSCNGDLDPETVKSFMYQLLKGLAFCHSRNVLHRDLKPQNLLINRNGELKLADFGLARAFGIPVRCYSAEVVTLWYRPPDVLFGAKLYSTSIDMWSAGCIFAELANAGRPLFPGNDVDDQLKRIFRLLGTPTEEQWQTMTKLPDYKPYPMYPATTSLVNVVPKLSSTGRDLLQNLLKCNPVQRISAEEALQHPYFADFCPP